A portion of the Streptomyces coeruleoprunus genome contains these proteins:
- a CDS encoding trypsin-like serine protease, translating into MTAVPVRAVAVAAAVCALLIGSALPSSAINSYHATPAPERTEVGALVATWDNDGNPATPDRVDWVCSGTMIDADTFLTAAHCTTDWPANVKFFVSLHQDVQGALDEAAARHPGDPAAVARAVGVEGTAHNHPGYPGPASDTHDISVVELPARQVAARWSFTPAALPAAGALGALGPQGLKDTSFTVAGYGTQEARRGPGGHTHPGGGVRMKAPVAFDALNDAWLRLAMTAPQGNGGACYGDSGGPNFAVLGGKLTLVATTITGDTPCYATNVTYRLDSPGARAFLSPFVKLP; encoded by the coding sequence TTGACTGCCGTACCTGTTCGTGCGGTCGCCGTCGCCGCGGCCGTGTGCGCCCTGCTCATCGGCTCGGCGCTGCCGTCCTCGGCCATCAACTCGTACCACGCGACCCCCGCGCCCGAGCGCACGGAGGTGGGCGCACTGGTCGCCACCTGGGACAACGACGGGAACCCCGCGACCCCGGACCGGGTCGACTGGGTGTGCTCCGGCACCATGATCGACGCGGATACGTTCCTCACCGCGGCGCACTGCACGACCGACTGGCCGGCGAACGTGAAGTTCTTCGTCTCCCTCCACCAGGACGTGCAGGGCGCCCTGGACGAGGCCGCCGCACGCCACCCCGGCGACCCGGCGGCGGTCGCCCGGGCCGTCGGCGTCGAGGGCACCGCCCACAACCACCCCGGCTATCCGGGGCCCGCGTCCGACACGCACGACATCTCGGTGGTCGAGCTGCCGGCCCGCCAGGTCGCCGCCCGCTGGTCGTTCACCCCGGCGGCGCTGCCCGCGGCGGGTGCGCTCGGCGCGCTCGGCCCGCAGGGGCTGAAGGACACGTCGTTCACGGTCGCGGGTTACGGCACGCAGGAGGCGCGGCGCGGGCCCGGCGGGCACACGCACCCGGGCGGGGGCGTGCGCATGAAGGCCCCGGTCGCGTTCGACGCGCTGAACGACGCGTGGCTGCGGCTCGCCATGACCGCGCCGCAGGGCAACGGCGGCGCGTGCTACGGCGACTCGGGCGGCCCGAACTTCGCGGTGCTGGGCGGGAAGCTCACCCTGGTCGCCACCACGATCACGGGTGATACGCCCTGCTACGCCACGAATGTCACGTACCGTCTGGACTCCCCCGGCGCGCGGGCCTTCCTCTCCCCCTTCGTGAAGCTGCCGTAG
- a CDS encoding FG-GAP-like repeat-containing protein: MKRRAWLTLGAVVLGGAGVVTVATAGTPEPTEGPRLKERAATLRTVGLTQGGRTTRELPATTTEPFSLVGIGWDGDTAEVAGTAQVRTRSAATGAWSGWRTVEFDEHRPDGAEGAGHGASEPLWVGPSTAVQVRVNGERTLPKGLKLHMVDPGVSRAEARNPAAPAAALSSPTAADLAMDNAAFSLEETPSPSATDSAAPSPSATPAPTPTPSSTGTSASPTATAPATTSPAPTPTPTATATVPTAPPSTVRRPPLITRAQWGADESMVADPPEYIQKIQAVFIHHTVGSNDYSCAESAALVRGIMTYHVRTQGWNDLGYNFLVDKCGRVFEGRGGGVDLPVKGAHTYGFNGYSTAIAFLGDFEGDAAAGKPAGRPTTAALQSAARVAAWKLGQYGGDPQGTVTLTAQGNTGKYTTGQQATMKVISGHRDAFATACPGKNLYAKLPAIRTYAAGAGRGSAIPTADHNRDGVADLVAALPRYASGAGRVTVLPGTATGPTSTGRRILDQNSTGVPGANEAGDQFGTTTAWGDFNGDGYADLVVGAPGEDDESGHTDTGSVTVLTGPGLDSGFGYMTSPSYRVNGDKLGTAVAVGDFNADGTADVLSVAPGKPGRWWVFESKNATYATKAGWLSDTANTSVVSFASAGSGDFNGDGYADVAITFRDSSGVGRILALKGSSSGLQRVGILYPRGGRSLAVGDINGDGYDDLAIGQPNSTESGHLAKGGAVATVMGSSAGLTSTGRKTFHQATTGIPDSDETGDSMGASVSVGDVNLDGYADVLVGVPGEDLTRGGVAQSNAGQAILIRGSATGMTATGSVAYHQDTTGVPGSTEPNDRLGAAVSLADLSGHTWAGLALGADGEDANNGTILHVDNSATGFVPSSGVYYGTSALGAPAGLGIGRLITP; this comes from the coding sequence ATGAAACGCCGGGCGTGGCTGACGCTCGGCGCCGTCGTTCTGGGCGGGGCAGGGGTCGTCACCGTGGCCACGGCCGGCACCCCGGAGCCGACGGAGGGACCGCGACTCAAGGAGCGTGCGGCGACCCTGCGGACGGTCGGCCTGACCCAGGGCGGACGGACGACGCGGGAGCTGCCCGCCACGACCACGGAGCCGTTCTCGCTGGTCGGCATCGGCTGGGACGGCGACACGGCGGAGGTCGCCGGTACGGCGCAGGTGCGCACGCGCAGCGCCGCGACGGGCGCCTGGTCCGGGTGGCGGACCGTCGAGTTCGACGAGCACCGCCCCGACGGTGCGGAGGGCGCCGGGCACGGTGCGTCGGAGCCGCTGTGGGTCGGTCCCTCGACGGCCGTGCAGGTCCGCGTGAACGGCGAGCGGACGCTGCCGAAGGGCCTGAAGCTCCACATGGTCGACCCGGGCGTCAGCAGGGCGGAGGCCCGTAACCCCGCCGCGCCCGCGGCCGCGCTCTCCTCGCCCACCGCGGCGGACCTCGCCATGGACAACGCGGCCTTCTCACTGGAGGAGACCCCGAGCCCGTCCGCCACGGACAGCGCGGCGCCGTCGCCCAGCGCCACCCCGGCGCCGACGCCCACGCCCTCGTCCACCGGGACGTCGGCCTCGCCGACCGCCACGGCGCCGGCCACCACGAGCCCGGCTCCGACGCCCACGCCGACCGCGACGGCGACCGTCCCGACGGCCCCGCCGTCCACGGTGCGGCGGCCGCCGCTCATCACGCGGGCGCAGTGGGGCGCCGACGAGTCGATGGTCGCCGACCCGCCGGAGTACATCCAGAAGATCCAGGCCGTGTTCATCCACCACACGGTCGGCTCCAACGACTACAGCTGCGCCGAGTCGGCCGCCCTGGTGCGCGGCATCATGACGTACCACGTCCGCACCCAGGGCTGGAACGACCTGGGCTACAACTTCCTGGTCGACAAGTGCGGCCGCGTCTTCGAGGGCCGGGGCGGCGGTGTCGACCTCCCGGTGAAGGGCGCGCACACGTACGGCTTCAACGGCTACTCGACCGCCATCGCGTTCCTCGGCGACTTCGAGGGCGACGCGGCGGCGGGCAAGCCCGCCGGCCGGCCGACGACGGCGGCGCTCCAGTCGGCGGCCCGCGTCGCGGCCTGGAAGCTCGGCCAGTACGGCGGCGACCCGCAGGGCACGGTCACGCTGACCGCCCAGGGCAACACCGGCAAGTACACCACCGGGCAGCAGGCGACGATGAAGGTGATCTCGGGTCACCGTGACGCGTTCGCGACGGCCTGCCCCGGCAAGAACCTGTACGCGAAACTGCCCGCGATCCGTACGTACGCGGCCGGCGCGGGCCGCGGCTCGGCCATCCCGACGGCGGACCACAACCGGGACGGCGTGGCCGACCTGGTGGCGGCGCTGCCGCGGTACGCGAGCGGCGCCGGACGGGTCACCGTCCTGCCCGGTACGGCGACCGGGCCCACCTCGACGGGCCGCAGGATCCTCGACCAGAACAGCACCGGCGTGCCCGGCGCCAACGAGGCGGGCGACCAGTTCGGCACGACCACGGCGTGGGGCGACTTCAACGGTGACGGCTACGCCGACCTCGTGGTGGGCGCGCCCGGCGAGGACGACGAGTCGGGGCACACGGACACCGGTTCGGTCACCGTCCTGACCGGGCCCGGCCTCGACTCGGGCTTCGGCTACATGACGTCGCCCTCGTACCGGGTGAACGGCGACAAGCTGGGCACCGCCGTGGCGGTCGGCGACTTCAACGCCGACGGCACCGCGGACGTGCTGTCCGTGGCCCCGGGCAAGCCGGGCCGCTGGTGGGTGTTCGAGTCGAAGAACGCGACGTACGCGACCAAGGCGGGCTGGCTGAGCGACACGGCCAACACGTCGGTGGTGTCCTTCGCCTCCGCGGGCAGCGGCGACTTCAACGGCGACGGGTACGCCGATGTGGCGATCACCTTCCGCGACTCGAGCGGTGTGGGCCGGATCCTGGCGCTGAAGGGCTCGTCGAGCGGTCTGCAGCGGGTCGGCATCCTGTACCCGCGCGGCGGGCGTTCGCTCGCGGTGGGCGACATCAACGGTGACGGCTACGACGACCTGGCGATCGGTCAGCCGAACTCGACCGAGTCGGGCCACCTGGCCAAGGGCGGTGCCGTGGCGACGGTGATGGGTTCGTCCGCGGGCCTGACGTCGACCGGCCGCAAGACGTTCCACCAGGCCACCACGGGCATCCCCGACTCGGACGAGACCGGGGACAGCATGGGCGCCTCGGTGTCGGTCGGTGACGTCAACCTCGACGGGTACGCGGACGTCCTCGTCGGCGTGCCGGGCGAGGACCTGACGCGCGGCGGCGTCGCCCAGTCCAACGCCGGGCAGGCGATCCTGATCCGCGGTTCGGCGACGGGCATGACGGCCACCGGATCGGTCGCGTACCACCAGGACACGACCGGTGTCCCGGGCTCGACGGAGCCGAACGACCGGCTCGGTGCGGCGGTCTCGCTGGCCGACCTGTCCGGTCACACCTGGGCCGGGCTGGCGCTCGGCGCGGACGGCGAGGACGCGAACAACGGCACGATCCTCCACGTGGACAACAGCGCGACGGGCTTCGTGCCGTCGTCGGGCGTCTACTACGGCACGTCGGCGCTCGGCGCGCCCGCGGGTCTGGGGATCGGTCGGCTGATCACCCCGTAA
- a CDS encoding glycosyltransferase family 2 protein has product MVEISIVVPCFNESEVIDAFHTAVLAALGPTGASFEICYVDDGSGDGTVERLRELARADSRVRYTSFSRNFGKESAMLAGMRMSRGDAVVLMDADLQHPPELVPRMLELHQHGYDQVVAQRDRSGEGAVRSAFSRAYYRLVRRFMEVEIADGAGDFRLLSRRAVDAILSLPESNRFSKGLFSWIGFDTVSFRYENVERAAGASKWGGRRLLNYGIDGLLSFNSRPLRLAIHTGLWLFVSALLYALWIVANALLNGVDTPGYATLIAAIVGLSGVQLATLGVIGEYVGRIYHEAKRRPHYVVRETDRSAAVDARTGRPVAPAGRPG; this is encoded by the coding sequence ATGGTTGAGATCTCGATCGTCGTTCCGTGTTTCAACGAGAGCGAGGTGATCGACGCCTTCCACACCGCTGTGCTCGCGGCCCTGGGGCCCACGGGGGCTTCCTTCGAGATCTGCTACGTCGACGACGGGAGCGGCGACGGCACGGTCGAGCGGCTGCGGGAACTGGCCCGGGCCGACTCCCGGGTGCGGTACACGTCGTTCAGCCGGAACTTCGGCAAGGAGTCGGCGATGCTCGCCGGGATGCGGATGTCCCGCGGCGACGCGGTGGTGCTGATGGACGCCGATCTCCAGCACCCGCCGGAGCTGGTGCCGCGCATGCTGGAGCTGCACCAGCACGGCTACGACCAGGTGGTGGCGCAGCGGGACCGGTCGGGGGAGGGCGCGGTGCGCAGTGCGTTCAGCCGGGCGTACTACCGGCTGGTGCGGCGGTTCATGGAGGTGGAGATCGCGGACGGCGCCGGGGACTTCCGGCTGCTGTCGCGGCGCGCGGTGGACGCGATCCTGTCGCTCCCGGAGAGCAACCGCTTCTCCAAGGGCCTGTTCTCGTGGATCGGTTTCGACACGGTGAGCTTCCGCTACGAGAACGTGGAGCGGGCCGCCGGCGCGTCGAAGTGGGGCGGGCGGCGGCTTCTGAACTACGGCATCGACGGGCTGCTGTCCTTCAACAGCCGTCCGCTGCGCCTGGCCATCCACACGGGCCTGTGGCTGTTCGTCTCGGCGCTGCTGTACGCGCTGTGGATCGTCGCGAACGCGCTGCTGAACGGGGTCGACACACCCGGGTACGCGACGCTGATCGCCGCGATCGTCGGCCTGAGCGGCGTGCAGCTGGCGACGCTGGGCGTGATCGGCGAGTACGTGGGGCGGATCTACCACGAGGCGAAGCGGCGGCCGCACTACGTGGTGCGCGAGACGGACCGGTCGGCCGCGGTGGACGCGCGGACCGGGCGGCCCGTCGCGCCGGCGGGCCGCCCTGGGTGA
- a CDS encoding DUF6056 family protein has product MAVGAPSVTDQQDAERSNGLTRPATLWTAGLALLPLGLLAVASFLGRHVRPSADEWCFLPLVRDEGVWGLVGKFYVTDNGRLANGVLVGLYAQFPVAGHQWYAALSAVVMLAVLWALTVLLLRRTGQEVPRGAALLTASMITAVFLFATPNTYKTFYWPAASVSHTLAPVLACAAALPLLRARSRRARAAAVAVVVLAGVVMGTLSEEASVVALVVLGGTVVLAHRLFTERARGPVRLWSLAGIAGVAIGTVLLVTSPGSRNRRERYDAETVSMLAPDSLLTSLKLYARILETVLTTWQYAGALAAGVLLGLLARRRPGAGPGVLLPGRPLKLLGLAALAFLVSGYLCTVITYPIFGTDVLTTERTWNDYLLLYVLLLVAAGALLGRALRLRRPRTAVTRAAAAASAAVCALAVLGMAVPLHHLGDDMRARAQRWDRQDEWLRDRAASGARTAPYTPNSVSRMLEPFGDGGRRPWPARCVADYYHLDSVTRGTRIP; this is encoded by the coding sequence ATGGCCGTCGGCGCCCCGAGCGTCACCGACCAACAGGATGCGGAACGGAGCAACGGGCTCACCCGCCCGGCGACCCTGTGGACGGCGGGGCTCGCCCTGCTGCCCCTCGGACTGCTCGCGGTGGCCTCCTTCCTCGGTCGCCACGTCCGCCCCTCCGCGGACGAGTGGTGCTTCCTCCCCCTCGTGCGCGACGAGGGCGTATGGGGCCTCGTCGGGAAGTTCTACGTCACCGACAACGGCCGCCTCGCCAACGGCGTGCTCGTCGGCCTGTACGCACAGTTCCCGGTCGCGGGCCACCAGTGGTACGCGGCGCTCAGCGCCGTCGTCATGCTGGCCGTCCTGTGGGCGCTGACCGTGCTGCTCCTGCGCCGCACCGGGCAGGAGGTGCCCCGCGGCGCCGCCCTCCTCACCGCGTCCATGATCACCGCGGTGTTCCTGTTCGCCACCCCCAACACGTACAAGACGTTCTACTGGCCGGCGGCCTCCGTCTCGCACACCCTCGCCCCCGTGCTGGCCTGCGCCGCCGCACTGCCGCTGCTGCGCGCCCGCAGCCGGCGCGCCCGCGCGGCCGCCGTGGCCGTCGTCGTCCTCGCCGGCGTCGTCATGGGCACCCTGTCGGAGGAGGCGTCCGTCGTCGCCCTCGTCGTCCTCGGCGGCACCGTCGTCCTGGCCCACCGCCTCTTCACCGAGCGGGCCCGCGGCCCCGTCCGCCTCTGGTCCCTGGCGGGCATCGCGGGCGTCGCGATCGGCACGGTCCTGCTCGTCACCTCGCCCGGCTCCCGCAACCGGCGCGAGCGCTACGACGCCGAGACCGTCTCCATGCTCGCCCCGGACTCCCTGCTCACCTCGCTGAAGCTGTACGCGCGCATCCTGGAGACCGTCCTCACCACCTGGCAGTACGCCGGGGCCCTCGCGGCGGGCGTCCTCCTCGGCCTGCTCGCCCGCCGCCGCCCCGGCGCCGGGCCCGGCGTCCTGCTGCCCGGCCGCCCGCTGAAGCTGCTCGGCCTCGCGGCGCTCGCCTTCCTGGTCTCCGGCTACCTGTGCACGGTGATCACATACCCGATCTTCGGGACCGACGTGCTCACCACCGAGCGCACCTGGAACGACTACCTGCTGCTGTACGTCCTGCTCCTCGTCGCCGCCGGCGCCCTCCTCGGCCGGGCCTTGCGCCTGCGCCGCCCCCGCACCGCGGTCACCCGGGCGGCGGCGGCGGCCTCCGCCGCCGTGTGCGCCCTGGCCGTCCTCGGCATGGCCGTCCCGCTGCACCACCTCGGCGACGACATGCGGGCCCGCGCCCAGCGCTGGGACCGCCAGGACGAGTGGCTGCGCGACCGGGCCGCGAGCGGCGCCAGGACCGCCCCCTACACGCCGAACTCCGTCAGCCGCATGCTGGAGCCCTTCGGCGACGGCGGGCGGCGCCCCTGGCCCGCCCGGTGCGTCGCCGACTACTACCACCTCGACTCGGTCACGCGCGGTACGCGCATCCCGTGA
- a CDS encoding VOC family protein, with the protein MTREPTAAAASGATSSGAVFGAPCWVSLMTRNLEAAHDFYGSVMGWRFRPARLGEEFSVALSNGRAIAGIGALASAFHVAVAWTPYFAVQDADVTAGRIRERSGTVAVGPVAFVLGRGALAADRDGAVFGIWEGELPAGWEVWRAAAPAWVRLHTRDAFEAAIFYGEVLDWACGRPDCCEVEYEGDEVVLRCGGHMAARLSSGALEEAPDPAIRPRWQVHFPVPDVERCVTAALQHGGTVIHHEPATQATLRDPDGALFTLTALER; encoded by the coding sequence ATGACCAGAGAACCGACAGCTGCCGCGGCCTCGGGAGCGACATCCAGTGGTGCGGTGTTCGGCGCGCCGTGCTGGGTCAGCCTGATGACCCGGAACCTCGAGGCCGCACACGACTTCTACGGCTCCGTGATGGGATGGCGGTTCCGCCCGGCGCGGCTGGGCGAGGAATTCAGCGTCGCCCTGTCCAACGGCAGGGCGATCGCGGGTATCGGGGCGCTGGCGTCCGCGTTCCACGTGGCGGTCGCCTGGACTCCCTACTTCGCCGTGCAGGACGCCGACGTGACCGCGGGGCGCATCCGTGAGCGCAGCGGGACGGTCGCGGTCGGGCCGGTGGCGTTCGTGCTGGGGCGGGGCGCGCTGGCGGCGGACCGGGACGGGGCGGTGTTCGGGATCTGGGAGGGCGAGCTGCCGGCGGGGTGGGAGGTGTGGCGGGCGGCGGCCCCTGCGTGGGTGCGGCTGCACACCCGGGACGCCTTCGAGGCGGCGATCTTCTACGGCGAGGTGCTGGACTGGGCGTGCGGGCGGCCGGACTGCTGCGAGGTCGAGTACGAGGGGGACGAGGTGGTGCTGCGCTGCGGCGGGCACATGGCGGCGCGGCTCAGTTCGGGCGCGCTGGAGGAGGCGCCCGACCCGGCGATCCGGCCGCGCTGGCAGGTGCACTTCCCCGTGCCGGACGTGGAGCGGTGCGTGACGGCCGCCCTCCAACACGGCGGGACGGTGATCCACCACGAGCCCGCCACCCAGGCGACGCTGAGGGACCCGGACGGGGCGCTGTTCACGCTCACCGCACTGGAGCGCTGA
- a CDS encoding NAD-dependent epimerase/dehydratase family protein translates to MNSQPGRRVVVTGATGNVGTSVVEALAADPDVDAVVGLARRRPRWSPPRTTWVTADVEKDSDRTMTGHFEGASAVVHLAWAFQPTHDPLATWRTNVLGTLRVLRAVAEAGVPALVYASSVGAYSPGPKDRGVDESWPTHGWPEAAYCREKAYIERVLDGFEPRHPGVRVVRMRTAFMFKETSASEQRRIFAGRFVPGPLANPALIPLVPDMEGLRFQALHTDDAAEAYRLAVLGDARGAFNLAADPPLGARELSDLLDARVVRLPRRAARAAVATGWRLHAVPSSPYLFDAFLRLPLMDCSRARTELGWEPRRSGQEALRELLRGMREGAGMETAPMHGAKAS, encoded by the coding sequence GTGAACAGCCAACCGGGCAGGAGAGTCGTCGTCACCGGAGCCACGGGCAACGTCGGCACCAGCGTCGTGGAGGCCCTCGCCGCCGACCCGGACGTCGACGCCGTGGTCGGCCTCGCCCGCCGCCGGCCCCGCTGGTCGCCGCCCAGGACGACCTGGGTGACCGCCGACGTCGAGAAGGACAGCGACCGCACCATGACCGGGCACTTCGAGGGCGCCTCCGCCGTGGTGCACCTGGCCTGGGCGTTCCAGCCCACCCACGACCCGCTCGCCACCTGGCGCACCAACGTGCTGGGCACCCTGCGGGTGCTGCGCGCGGTCGCCGAGGCCGGCGTCCCCGCCCTGGTGTACGCCTCCTCGGTCGGCGCCTACTCGCCCGGCCCCAAGGACCGCGGCGTCGACGAGTCCTGGCCCACCCACGGCTGGCCCGAAGCCGCGTACTGCCGCGAGAAGGCCTACATCGAACGCGTCCTGGACGGCTTCGAGCCGCGCCACCCCGGGGTCCGGGTGGTCCGTATGCGGACGGCCTTCATGTTCAAGGAGACCTCCGCCAGCGAGCAGCGCCGCATCTTCGCCGGGCGCTTCGTCCCCGGCCCCCTCGCCAACCCCGCGCTGATCCCGCTCGTCCCCGACATGGAGGGGCTGCGCTTCCAGGCCCTGCACACCGACGACGCCGCCGAGGCCTACCGCCTCGCCGTGCTCGGCGACGCCCGCGGCGCCTTCAACCTGGCCGCCGACCCGCCGCTCGGCGCGCGGGAGCTGTCCGACCTGCTCGACGCGCGCGTGGTGCGCCTGCCCCGCCGGGCCGCCCGCGCCGCCGTCGCCACGGGGTGGCGGCTGCACGCGGTGCCCTCGTCGCCGTACCTCTTCGACGCCTTCCTTCGGCTGCCCCTGATGGACTGCTCCCGGGCCCGCACCGAGCTGGGCTGGGAGCCCCGCCGGTCCGGGCAGGAAGCCCTGCGGGAGCTGCTGCGCGGCATGCGGGAGGGGGCCGGGATGGAGACCGCGCCGATGCACGGCGCCAAGGCGAGCTGA
- a CDS encoding PP2C family protein-serine/threonine phosphatase yields MPPHLFADRPSQQPPERGAVDALITQTRRLRGEVDAVRRDAGGDEDDPQGRWQRALCDLAVHQLDDLGAQLGQLRDGVPDASAPTEAGAGAGEEHATQEDGRPSDEQATGSLLHRIGRAEWNLLNDEVSWSDELFRIFGRPPEAGGMSLDELPSMVFPEDQPRLTALVTGCLIDGKPIDGEFRIVRADGRVRTVHMVGEPVLDADGCTASMWAVLRDVSELRRSERAVRESGDSLRRRQAVEQTEHRVAVELQETVLPPWRGPLRFSHDGPGALDLAGHYLPSLSSDRIGGDWYDALELPDGDTLLTVGDLTGHGVAATSSVAMLLGALRGLAVAGIRPGPLMGHLNQLMDSAEHTALGSAVCCRYTPATRTLTWAQAGHPAPLLFRGGTGCALTRPEGVLLGATASGAAYEQAEVRLHPGDLLVLHTDGLARVPGAPGSDVSGADRLLELAAPFARARDAQECVRLVVDEFGGSPRTDDACVVVARVGDLS; encoded by the coding sequence ATGCCGCCCCATCTGTTCGCGGACCGTCCCAGCCAGCAGCCGCCCGAGCGCGGCGCTGTGGACGCCCTCATCACGCAGACCCGCCGTTTGCGCGGAGAGGTGGACGCCGTACGCCGCGACGCCGGGGGCGACGAGGACGACCCGCAGGGCCGCTGGCAGCGCGCCCTGTGCGACCTCGCGGTGCATCAGCTCGACGACCTGGGCGCCCAGTTGGGGCAGCTGCGCGACGGCGTGCCGGACGCATCCGCGCCGACGGAGGCCGGCGCCGGGGCCGGTGAGGAGCACGCCACGCAGGAGGACGGGCGGCCCTCCGACGAGCAGGCGACCGGTTCGCTGCTGCACCGGATCGGCAGGGCCGAGTGGAACCTCCTCAATGACGAGGTCAGTTGGTCCGACGAGCTGTTCCGGATCTTCGGCCGGCCCCCGGAGGCCGGCGGGATGTCCCTGGACGAGCTGCCCTCGATGGTGTTCCCGGAGGACCAGCCCCGGCTGACGGCGCTGGTGACGGGCTGTCTGATCGACGGCAAGCCGATCGACGGCGAGTTCCGGATCGTCCGCGCCGACGGACGCGTGCGGACCGTGCACATGGTGGGCGAGCCGGTACTCGACGCCGACGGCTGCACGGCGTCCATGTGGGCCGTGTTACGCGACGTCAGCGAACTGCGCCGGAGCGAGCGCGCGGTGCGCGAGTCCGGTGACTCGCTGCGCCGCCGGCAGGCCGTCGAGCAGACGGAGCACCGGGTGGCGGTGGAGCTGCAGGAGACGGTGCTGCCGCCGTGGCGCGGTCCGCTGCGCTTCTCGCACGACGGGCCGGGCGCGCTGGACCTGGCGGGGCACTACCTGCCGTCGCTCAGCAGCGACCGGATCGGCGGCGACTGGTACGACGCGCTGGAACTGCCGGACGGCGACACGCTGCTGACGGTCGGCGACCTGACGGGCCACGGGGTGGCGGCCACCTCGTCCGTGGCGATGCTGCTGGGCGCGCTGCGCGGACTGGCCGTGGCGGGCATCCGGCCGGGCCCGCTGATGGGCCATCTCAACCAGCTGATGGACTCGGCGGAGCACACGGCGCTCGGCAGCGCGGTGTGCTGCCGCTACACGCCCGCGACCCGCACGCTGACCTGGGCGCAAGCAGGACACCCCGCCCCGCTGCTGTTCCGCGGCGGGACGGGGTGTGCGCTGACGCGCCCCGAGGGTGTGCTCCTGGGCGCGACGGCCTCGGGAGCGGCGTACGAGCAGGCCGAGGTGCGGCTGCACCCGGGTGACCTGCTGGTCCTGCACACGGACGGGCTCGCCCGGGTCCCGGGCGCGCCGGGCTCGGACGTCTCGGGGGCGGACAGGCTGCTGGAGCTCGCGGCGCCGTTCGCGCGGGCGCGCGACGCCCAGGAGTGTGTGCGGCTGGTGGTCGACGAGTTCGGCGGGTCGCCCCGGACGGACGACGCCTGTGTGGTGGTCGCCCGGGTCGGCGACCTGTCGTGA
- a CDS encoding aminoglycoside phosphotransferase family protein → MYTASSSVSAPPRPRSVPVGSGPYLDPAQAGRARRWAGTVAGPLSGRIDLSGPQGAQLRKAIASVHRICPEFNPVQVMRRSGRSVLLVGTTGRTTAVAKCLLDHSPVWAERFRHEIAAYRTFVRHRPPVRAPRLIAADPDNCTLVIERMPGRPAALSRHLAEAPPRADIRAVLGAVARLNSWRPPAGTFDAPLDYPSRISRYHELGLFTDRDRDDLQKLLHGLAHAGGRQGMGQFCHGDALLSNMLLSPAGPVFVDWEHAGWYLPGYDLATLWAVLGDAPVARKQISQLAQAAGPAARDAFLVNLMLVLTREIRTYETAVQRTIREAPPAGSIPVQPGAVSPGEEQRLLLRRLHDDCALARRAVRAAVGTR, encoded by the coding sequence ATGTACACAGCATCGTCCTCCGTGTCCGCCCCGCCCCGGCCCCGTTCCGTACCGGTCGGCAGCGGACCGTATCTGGATCCCGCGCAGGCGGGCCGGGCCAGGCGCTGGGCGGGGACGGTGGCCGGTCCGCTCAGCGGGAGAATCGACCTGTCCGGGCCGCAGGGAGCGCAGCTGCGGAAGGCCATCGCGTCCGTCCACCGGATCTGCCCCGAGTTCAACCCGGTGCAGGTGATGCGGCGCAGCGGCCGTTCCGTCCTGCTGGTCGGCACGACGGGTCGCACCACCGCCGTCGCCAAGTGTTTACTGGACCACTCCCCCGTGTGGGCCGAGCGGTTCCGGCACGAGATCGCCGCGTACCGCACCTTCGTCCGGCACCGCCCGCCGGTGCGGGCGCCCCGGCTGATCGCCGCGGACCCGGACAACTGCACGCTGGTGATCGAGCGGATGCCGGGCCGCCCGGCGGCGTTGAGCCGCCACCTGGCGGAGGCCCCGCCGAGGGCCGACATCCGGGCCGTGCTCGGCGCGGTCGCCCGGCTCAACTCCTGGCGGCCGCCGGCCGGGACGTTCGACGCCCCGCTCGACTACCCGTCGCGGATCTCGCGCTACCACGAGCTCGGCCTGTTCACCGACCGCGACCGGGACGACCTGCAGAAGCTGCTGCACGGCCTGGCGCACGCGGGGGGCAGGCAGGGCATGGGGCAGTTCTGCCACGGTGACGCGCTGCTCTCCAACATGCTGCTGTCGCCCGCCGGTCCGGTGTTCGTCGACTGGGAGCACGCGGGCTGGTACCTGCCCGGGTACGACCTGGCGACGCTGTGGGCGGTGCTCGGGGACGCGCCGGTGGCGCGCAAGCAGATCAGCCAGCTGGCCCAAGCGGCCGGGCCCGCCGCGCGGGACGCGTTCCTGGTGAATCTGATGCTGGTGCTGACGCGGGAGATACGGACGTACGAGACCGCCGTGCAGCGCACGATACGAGAGGCGCCGCCGGCCGGCTCGATCCCGGTCCAGCCCGGAGCGGTCTCGCCCGGGGAGGAGCAGCGGCTGTTGCTGCGGCGGCTGCACGACGACTGCGCACTGGCACGGAGGGCCGTGCGCGCGGCGGTCGGCACGCGCTGA